Proteins from a single region of Mycoplasmopsis edwardii:
- the trpS gene encoding tryptophan--tRNA ligase: protein MKRFVSGIKPTGELTLGNYIGAIKNFIKMQNDYESYIFVADLHALTTGSVDPKELKKQRESIVALYVSCGLDYTKSAIFYQSQIFEHSVMQWLCTSETTLGELKRMTQFKDKSSKLKQSNGTEKIPTGLLMYPTLMAGDILLYNPDVVPVGEDQTQHLELARNIAERFNKNYKANFKIPQGLVAKVGSKIKSLTDPTVKMSKSEKSSKSTIYLLEDPQQAYNKILKAVTDSENKVYISDEKPGILNLLNIYASLTDLTLEEAADKFKDANYKEFKEAVALEVKNLLIDIQSKYNDALTKVNEIVKIGVEKANQIAKPILNNLQIKMGLYGEEKHESK, encoded by the coding sequence ATGAAAAGATTTGTTAGCGGAATTAAACCGACAGGAGAATTAACTCTTGGTAATTATATTGGTGCAATAAAAAACTTTATTAAAATGCAAAATGATTATGAATCATATATTTTTGTTGCAGACTTACATGCCTTAACAACTGGTTCAGTTGATCCTAAAGAACTAAAAAAACAAAGAGAATCAATTGTTGCGTTATATGTATCATGTGGTCTTGATTATACTAAAAGTGCAATATTTTATCAGTCACAAATCTTTGAACACTCTGTAATGCAATGACTTTGTACATCAGAAACCACACTTGGTGAATTAAAAAGAATGACGCAATTCAAAGATAAATCATCAAAATTAAAACAATCAAATGGAACAGAAAAAATTCCTACAGGACTTTTAATGTACCCTACTTTAATGGCAGGAGATATCTTGTTATATAACCCAGATGTTGTACCGGTTGGAGAAGATCAAACGCAACACTTAGAGTTAGCAAGGAACATTGCTGAAAGATTTAACAAAAACTATAAAGCAAACTTTAAGATACCTCAAGGGCTTGTAGCTAAAGTTGGTTCAAAAATTAAATCGCTAACTGACCCAACTGTTAAAATGTCTAAAAGCGAAAAAAGTTCTAAGTCAACTATTTACCTTTTAGAAGACCCACAACAAGCATACAATAAGATTTTAAAAGCAGTAACTGATTCAGAAAATAAAGTTTATATTTCTGATGAAAAACCAGGGATCTTGAACTTATTAAATATTTACGCTTCATTAACTGATTTAACTTTAGAAGAAGCAGCTGATAAATTTAAAGATGCAAATTATAAAGAATTCAAAGAAGCAGTTGCCTTAGAAGTTAAAAACTTATTAATTGATATTCAAAGCAAATATAATGATGCTTTAACCAAAGTTAACGAGATTGTTAAGATTGGTGTTGAAAAAGCAAATCAAATAGCAAAACCTATTTTAAATAATTTACAAATAAAAATGGGATTATATGGAGAAGAAAAACATGAAAGCAAATAA
- a CDS encoding NUDIX hydrolase, with translation MDVFFTKNNNTFKMRVGCIIKNGDKILVAYDSPDSYRYLPGGKVEFGESVFDTVKREIKEELNIDVLDVKELFVDEVFYFSNFSNTNVHELCFYFEIKIALSQEISKDKFSIFENNRELYFEWLTLDEINKIDFRPHSVKNVLSNFPKQFEILRKK, from the coding sequence ATGGATGTTTTTTTTACAAAGAATAATAATACTTTTAAGATGCGTGTTGGATGCATTATTAAAAATGGTGATAAAATACTAGTCGCTTATGATTCACCTGATTCATATCGCTACTTACCAGGTGGTAAAGTTGAATTCGGTGAATCTGTCTTTGATACGGTGAAAAGGGAAATTAAAGAAGAACTAAATATTGATGTATTAGATGTTAAAGAATTGTTTGTTGATGAAGTATTTTACTTTTCTAATTTTTCTAATACAAATGTTCATGAATTGTGTTTTTATTTTGAAATAAAAATTGCTTTAAGTCAAGAAATAAGTAAAGATAAATTTAGTATTTTTGAAAATAATCGTGAACTTTATTTTGAATGATTAACGCTTGATGAGATTAATAAAATTGACTTTAGACCTCATAGTGTTAAAAATGTTTTAAGCAATTTCCCTAAACAATTTGAAATCTTACGCAAAAAATAA